One Mycolicibacterium pulveris genomic region harbors:
- a CDS encoding alpha/beta hydrolase, whose amino-acid sequence MTFLSSFLPGVVRRLIVGAVVALVLPGLAAVAGSTATASAYSRPGLPVETLMVPSAAMGRDIPVKFQGGGPHAVYLLDGLRARDDNSGWDIETAAFENYYESGLSVVMPVGGMSSFYTNWQQPAVGNGTTYTYQWETFLTSELPAYLSANEGVSPTGNAVVGLSMSGSSALILAAYHPGQFRYAASLSGFLNLSEGLWPTLVGFAMRDAGGFDATAMWGPGGSSAWQRNDPTANVGRLVSNGTRIWVYCGSGRPGDLGGGGDIPAQVLESITLDSNKNFQRQYQAAGGSNGTFNFPANGTHGWGYWGSQLNAMKGDIQRTLGA is encoded by the coding sequence ATGACGTTCTTATCCAGTTTTCTGCCCGGCGTTGTTCGAAGGCTGATCGTCGGCGCGGTCGTCGCATTGGTGTTGCCCGGCCTGGCCGCGGTCGCGGGGTCGACCGCGACCGCGTCGGCCTACTCCCGCCCGGGGCTTCCCGTCGAGACGCTGATGGTGCCGTCCGCGGCGATGGGCCGCGACATCCCGGTGAAGTTCCAGGGCGGCGGCCCACACGCGGTGTATCTGCTCGACGGGCTGCGCGCCCGCGACGACAACAGTGGCTGGGACATCGAAACCGCCGCGTTCGAGAACTACTACGAGTCGGGTCTGTCGGTCGTCATGCCCGTCGGCGGCATGTCCAGCTTCTACACCAACTGGCAACAGCCGGCCGTCGGCAACGGCACCACCTACACCTACCAGTGGGAGACGTTCCTGACCTCGGAGCTGCCCGCGTACCTGTCGGCGAACGAGGGCGTCTCACCGACCGGCAACGCAGTGGTGGGTCTGTCGATGTCGGGTAGCTCGGCGCTGATCCTGGCGGCCTACCATCCCGGCCAGTTCCGCTACGCCGCCTCCCTGTCGGGCTTCCTCAACCTCTCCGAGGGGCTCTGGCCGACCCTGGTCGGGTTCGCGATGCGCGACGCGGGCGGGTTCGACGCCACCGCGATGTGGGGACCCGGCGGGTCATCGGCGTGGCAGCGCAACGACCCCACCGCCAACGTCGGACGGCTGGTCAGCAACGGCACGCGGATCTGGGTGTACTGCGGCAGCGGCAGGCCCGGCGACCTGGGCGGCGGTGGCGACATCCCGGCGCAGGTGCTCGAGAGCATCACCCTGGACAGCAACAAGAACTTCCAGCGGCAGTACCAGGCCGCGGGCGGTTCCAACGGCACCTTCAACTTCCCCGCCAACGGCACGCACGGCTGGGGTTATTGGGGTTCGCAGCTCAACGCGATGAAGGGCGACATCCAACGCACGTTGGGTGCCTGA
- a CDS encoding DUF732 domain-containing protein, which yields MAYLVRALTVLLAGSLILAPQAAADQDEYLRKLQDRLPFLSAEQLLSEGTRICNATRKGTPASDVVVMVRDDLGLSISAAGNVVSTAVVELGC from the coding sequence GTGGCGTATCTGGTGCGCGCACTGACCGTGCTATTGGCCGGTTCGCTGATTCTCGCGCCCCAGGCCGCGGCGGACCAAGATGAATACCTGCGCAAACTGCAAGACCGGTTGCCATTTCTGAGCGCCGAACAATTGCTGTCCGAAGGCACCAGAATCTGCAATGCCACCCGCAAGGGCACGCCCGCGTCAGACGTCGTCGTCATGGTCCGCGACGACTTGGGTCTGTCGATTTCGGCCGCCGGAAACGTCGTCAGCACCGCGGTCGTCGAACTCGGCTGCTGA